One region of Flavobacterium sp. KACC 22763 genomic DNA includes:
- a CDS encoding class I SAM-dependent methyltransferase, with translation MKQEELQAIASQLKHPSGEKGIEMANMMNETNINMTKHSIQNLNIASENKILELGHGNAGHVEFLFEQAKNIRYYGLEMSELMFQEARQINRNFVSQKQAFFSLYDGNTIPFEDGLFDKIFTVNTIYFWQKPEELLSEIYRVLKPSGNFCLTFAEEDFMKTLPFTQFEFKLYSTEKAQDLIKKSDFKIVYTETQTEKVKSKTGELVDRAFTTIVLEK, from the coding sequence ATGAAACAAGAAGAACTACAAGCCATAGCCTCTCAATTAAAACATCCATCGGGAGAAAAAGGAATTGAAATGGCCAATATGATGAACGAAACGAACATCAATATGACCAAACATTCGATTCAGAATCTCAATATAGCAAGCGAAAACAAAATTCTGGAACTCGGACATGGAAATGCGGGACATGTAGAATTTCTGTTTGAACAAGCCAAAAATATAAGATACTACGGACTAGAAATGTCGGAACTGATGTTTCAAGAAGCGCGCCAGATCAACCGAAATTTTGTTTCTCAAAAACAAGCTTTCTTTTCGCTTTATGACGGAAATACGATTCCGTTTGAAGATGGATTATTCGATAAAATATTTACTGTAAATACAATCTATTTTTGGCAGAAACCCGAAGAATTGCTTTCAGAAATCTACAGAGTTTTAAAACCAAGCGGTAATTTCTGCTTAACATTTGCCGAAGAAGATTTCATGAAAACATTGCCTTTTACACAATTCGAATTTAAATTGTACAGTACTGAAAAAGCGCAGGATTTAATCAAAAAATCAGATTTTAAAATCGTTTACACAGAAACACAGACGGAAAAAGTAAAAAGCAAAACTGGCGAATTGGTTGACAGAGCTTTTACTACTATTGTTCTAGAGAAATAG
- a CDS encoding homocysteine S-methyltransferase family protein: MAITIQEAIKKNILILDGAMGTMLQRYNFSEEDFRGERFKDFPHPLKGNNDLLSLTQPQAIRDVHAAYFEAGADIVETNTFSGTTIGMADYHMEDLVYELNYESAKLAREVADEFTAKNPEKPRFVAGSIGPTNRTASMSPDVNDPGYRAVTFDDLRIAYKQQAEALMDGGCDLLLVETIFDTLNAKAALFAIEEVKEERNIDIPIMVSGTITDASGRTLSGQTVEAFLISVSHIPLLSVGFNCALGADLLKPYLKTLAHNTSFNVSAHPNAGLPNAFGQYDETPEQTQVFIKEYLEDNLINIIGGCCGTTPDHIRLMAEVAKDYKPRVAPVFE, encoded by the coding sequence ATGGCAATAACAATTCAAGAAGCAATAAAAAAAAATATCCTAATCCTTGATGGAGCAATGGGAACAATGTTGCAACGCTATAATTTCTCAGAAGAAGATTTCAGAGGAGAGCGTTTCAAAGATTTTCCACATCCGTTAAAAGGAAACAACGATTTACTATCCCTAACACAACCACAAGCAATCCGCGATGTACATGCCGCTTATTTTGAAGCAGGTGCTGACATTGTAGAAACCAATACCTTCTCTGGAACGACAATCGGTATGGCCGATTATCACATGGAAGATTTGGTTTACGAGTTAAACTACGAATCGGCAAAACTCGCACGCGAGGTTGCCGATGAGTTTACCGCAAAAAATCCAGAAAAACCACGTTTCGTAGCCGGTTCAATCGGACCAACAAACCGTACGGCAAGTATGTCGCCAGACGTAAATGATCCAGGTTACAGAGCCGTAACGTTTGACGATTTACGAATTGCCTACAAACAACAAGCAGAAGCTTTAATGGACGGTGGCTGTGATTTACTTTTAGTAGAAACAATCTTTGATACGTTAAATGCAAAAGCTGCACTTTTTGCAATCGAAGAAGTAAAAGAAGAACGCAATATTGATATTCCAATCATGGTTTCAGGAACAATTACAGATGCATCGGGAAGAACACTTTCTGGGCAGACAGTTGAAGCGTTTTTGATTTCAGTTTCGCATATTCCGTTGTTAAGTGTAGGATTCAATTGCGCCCTTGGAGCCGATTTGCTGAAACCATATTTAAAAACATTAGCACATAATACAAGTTTTAATGTTTCAGCGCATCCAAATGCTGGATTACCAAATGCTTTCGGACAATACGATGAAACGCCAGAACAGACTCAGGTATTCATTAAAGAGTATTTAGAAGATAATTTAATCAATATCATCGGAGGTTGTTGCGGAACAACACCAGATCATATTCGATTAATGGCTGAGGTTGCAAAGGATTATAAGCCACGTGTGGCACCGGTATTTGAATAA
- a CDS encoding YbbC/YhhH family protein has translation MKKFLFLFSLMLISCNYTTNTVFQKSIKCEDCLVTKEETAVGIAEPILFESYGKDQIEDQRPYTVTIENDSIWHIEGTFNSIGFGGVFDIKISAKNGKVLYMMHGK, from the coding sequence ATGAAGAAATTTTTGTTTCTGTTTAGTTTAATGTTGATTAGTTGTAATTACACAACAAATACAGTTTTTCAGAAAAGCATTAAATGTGAAGATTGTTTAGTTACAAAAGAAGAAACAGCTGTTGGAATAGCAGAGCCTATTTTGTTTGAATCATATGGTAAAGATCAAATAGAAGATCAAAGACCTTATACAGTAACAATAGAAAACGATTCTATTTGGCATATTGAAGGAACTTTTAATAGTATCGGTTTTGGAGGTGTATTTGATATTAAAATCTCAGCAAAAAATGGTAAAGTTCTTTACATGATGCATGGAAAATAA
- the metH gene encoding methionine synthase translates to MTEKRRDLVLSGLEPLIITPESVFVNVGERTNVTGSRKFLRLIKEEKYDEALDIARQQVEGGAQIIDINMDEGMLDGVTAMTKFLNLIAAEPDISRVPIMIDSSKWEIIEAGLKVVQGKSVVNSISLKEGEEAFIHHAKLIKRYGAAAIVMAFDEVGQADNYDRRVEICQRSYDILVNKVGFPPQDIIFDLNIFPVATGMEEHRLNALDFFRGTKWVRENLPHAHISGGVSNVSFSFRGNDTVREAMHSVFLYHAIKNGMTMGIVNPEMLTIYDDIPKDLLEYVEDVILDRRDDATERLLDFADSVKGEAKSDEKTVQEWRFGTVQERITHSLVKGIDAFIEEDVEEARLAATKPIEVIEINLMAGMNVVGDLFGSGKMFLPQVVKSARVMKKAVAYLLPFIEASKQAGDKQGNGKILMATVKGDVHDIGKNIVSVVLACNNYEIVDLGVMVPPEKIIAAAIEHEVDIIGLSGLITPSLDEMVYLAKELDKQDIKIPIMIGGATTSRAHTAVKIAPQYRETVIHVNDASRAVTVAGNLLDHNRKIYAADIRAEYDSFRETFLNRSRDKNFLTIEDARKNKLPLDWSEYSPVKPKVIGAQTIEVELDVLVPYIDWTPFFQTWELYGKYPAILTDEVVGKEATSVFNDAQAMLKVILEEKKLKAKGIYGIFPANQVNDDDIELRDENGKVLEKFLTLRQQSQKTKGAPNIALADFILPKDSGVTDYMGAFCVTTGFGVDEWAAEYEKNLDDYNSIMVKALADRFAEAFAEYLHERVRKDFWGYDSEESLTNEELIKENYKGIRPAPGYPACPDHLEKPTIWKLLDVEKQIGVKLTESMAMWPASSVSGYYFGNPKSRYFGLGKIKEDQVTDYAKRRNVPLDYAMKWLNPNIAD, encoded by the coding sequence ATGACAGAAAAAAGAAGAGACCTTGTATTATCAGGATTAGAACCGTTGATTATTACGCCGGAAAGTGTTTTCGTGAATGTTGGTGAGCGTACGAATGTAACAGGTTCAAGAAAATTCCTAAGACTAATCAAGGAAGAGAAATATGACGAGGCGCTTGATATTGCAAGACAGCAGGTAGAAGGTGGAGCACAAATCATCGATATTAATATGGATGAAGGAATGCTTGACGGAGTTACTGCAATGACTAAATTTTTGAATTTAATTGCAGCAGAACCAGACATTTCGAGAGTGCCAATTATGATCGACAGTTCGAAATGGGAAATCATCGAAGCCGGTCTAAAAGTAGTACAAGGAAAAAGCGTTGTAAACTCGATTTCGTTAAAAGAAGGAGAAGAAGCCTTTATTCACCACGCTAAATTAATCAAACGTTACGGAGCGGCTGCTATTGTAATGGCTTTTGATGAAGTGGGTCAGGCGGATAATTACGATCGTAGAGTGGAAATCTGTCAGCGTTCGTATGACATTTTGGTGAACAAGGTAGGTTTCCCTCCACAGGATATTATTTTCGATTTAAATATTTTCCCTGTTGCAACGGGAATGGAAGAGCATAGATTGAACGCTTTGGATTTCTTTAGAGGAACAAAATGGGTTCGTGAAAATCTTCCGCACGCACATATTAGTGGTGGAGTGAGTAACGTTTCGTTCTCTTTTAGAGGAAATGATACGGTTCGTGAAGCAATGCACTCGGTGTTTTTATACCACGCAATCAAAAACGGAATGACGATGGGAATCGTAAATCCGGAAATGCTTACGATTTACGATGATATTCCGAAAGATTTACTAGAATACGTTGAAGACGTAATTTTAGATAGACGTGACGACGCTACAGAAAGATTGTTAGATTTTGCAGACAGCGTAAAAGGTGAAGCAAAAAGCGATGAAAAAACGGTTCAAGAATGGCGTTTTGGAACGGTTCAAGAACGTATTACACATTCGTTGGTAAAAGGAATTGACGCTTTTATCGAAGAAGATGTTGAAGAAGCACGTTTGGCAGCAACAAAACCAATCGAGGTTATTGAGATCAACCTAATGGCCGGAATGAATGTGGTTGGAGATTTATTCGGAAGCGGAAAAATGTTCCTGCCTCAGGTAGTAAAATCGGCTCGTGTAATGAAAAAAGCCGTGGCTTATTTATTGCCATTTATTGAAGCGAGCAAACAAGCAGGGGATAAACAAGGAAATGGAAAAATCCTAATGGCAACCGTAAAAGGAGACGTTCACGATATTGGAAAAAACATCGTTTCAGTAGTTTTAGCTTGTAACAATTATGAGATTGTAGATCTTGGTGTTATGGTGCCTCCAGAAAAAATCATTGCAGCGGCGATTGAACATGAAGTAGATATCATTGGATTAAGCGGATTGATCACGCCTTCGCTTGACGAAATGGTTTATTTAGCCAAAGAATTAGACAAACAAGACATTAAAATCCCAATTATGATTGGTGGAGCAACGACTTCGCGCGCGCATACAGCCGTGAAAATTGCACCTCAATATAGAGAAACTGTAATTCATGTAAACGATGCTTCGAGAGCTGTTACTGTTGCAGGAAATCTGTTAGATCATAATAGAAAAATATATGCGGCAGATATTCGCGCAGAATACGATTCGTTTAGAGAAACATTTTTAAACCGTTCAAGAGATAAAAATTTCTTGACAATTGAAGATGCTCGTAAAAACAAATTACCATTGGATTGGAGTGAATATTCTCCAGTTAAACCAAAAGTAATTGGCGCGCAAACCATCGAAGTAGAACTAGATGTTTTGGTTCCATATATCGACTGGACGCCATTTTTCCAAACATGGGAATTGTACGGAAAATATCCAGCAATTTTAACGGATGAGGTTGTGGGTAAAGAAGCGACATCTGTTTTTAACGATGCTCAAGCAATGCTGAAAGTAATTCTGGAAGAGAAAAAATTAAAGGCAAAAGGTATTTACGGAATTTTCCCAGCAAATCAGGTAAATGATGACGATATCGAATTGCGTGATGAAAACGGAAAAGTTTTAGAGAAATTCTTAACGCTTCGTCAGCAGTCACAAAAGACAAAAGGTGCTCCAAACATCGCTTTAGCTGATTTTATTTTGCCAAAAGACAGTGGCGTAACCGATTATATGGGAGCTTTCTGTGTAACAACAGGTTTTGGTGTAGACGAATGGGCGGCAGAATACGAAAAGAATCTAGACGATTATAATTCGATTATGGTTAAAGCCCTTGCCGATCGTTTTGCTGAGGCTTTCGCCGAATATCTTCACGAGAGAGTTCGTAAAGATTTCTGGGGTTATGATAGCGAAGAATCTTTAACCAACGAAGAATTGATTAAAGAAAATTATAAAGGAATTCGTCCAGCGCCAGGTTATCCAGCCTGTCCAGATCACTTGGAGAAACCAACGATTTGGAAGCTTTTAGATGTTGAAAAACAAATTGGAGTGAAACTAACAGAAAGCATGGCAATGTGGCCAGCTTCGTCGGTTTCAGGATATTATTTCGGAAACCCGAAAAGCCGCTATTTCGGACTCGGAAAAATAAAAGAAGATCAGGTTACAGATTACGCCAAACGCCGAAATGTACCGCTTGATTACGCAATGAAATGGTTAAACCCTAATATAGCAGATTAA
- a CDS encoding pyridoxal phosphate-dependent decarboxylase family protein, with protein sequence MNSILQHDLNNFENILEKTKQQGLDFLNNIENIPTSKNYSIDPKTELNELGLGSIEALKEFNERLAPLMVSSPGPRYWGFVTGGSTPASIVGDWLATVYDQNTQAVKAQGGASALIEFETIDLLLQLLELPDSFLGGFVTGATMSNFTSLGVARQWFGKQFGKDFAKNGISEPINILTATPHSSTIKCLSLLGIGSQNYTAIKALEGNREALDIADLEENIKKLDGKPFILISSAGTVNTADFDDFEAIAALKEKYNFWWHIDAAFGGFAAVSEKYKHLVQGWEGADSITIDCHKWLNVPYESAFYLVKKEHIHLQIETFQNSNAPYLANPLENFNYLNVLPENSRRLRALPAWFSLKAYGKDGFRDIIENSTALALHFGNALIENDFELLAPIRLNNVCFTLKGEQNQEKVSQFLSVLNDTGKVFMTPTVYQGRKGIRASFVNWRTTENDVKLVIEEMREVLSEL encoded by the coding sequence ATGAATTCAATATTACAACATGATCTCAATAATTTTGAGAATATTTTAGAAAAAACAAAACAGCAAGGTCTTGATTTCCTTAATAATATCGAAAACATTCCAACGTCTAAAAATTATTCAATCGATCCTAAAACTGAGCTAAACGAATTAGGTTTAGGGTCTATTGAAGCTTTAAAAGAGTTTAATGAAAGATTAGCTCCATTAATGGTTTCTTCGCCAGGCCCGAGATATTGGGGATTTGTTACAGGCGGCTCGACACCTGCATCTATTGTTGGCGATTGGCTAGCGACTGTCTATGATCAGAATACTCAGGCTGTAAAGGCACAAGGAGGAGCGTCGGCATTGATAGAGTTTGAAACCATCGATTTATTATTGCAATTGTTAGAACTTCCTGATTCATTTTTAGGCGGATTCGTTACAGGGGCTACAATGTCAAACTTTACTTCTCTTGGCGTTGCTAGACAATGGTTTGGGAAACAGTTTGGAAAAGATTTTGCTAAAAACGGAATTTCAGAACCAATTAATATCCTAACAGCAACACCGCATTCTTCTACTATAAAATGTCTATCGCTTTTAGGAATTGGAAGTCAAAATTATACAGCAATAAAAGCTCTAGAGGGAAATCGTGAAGCTCTTGATATTGCTGATTTGGAAGAAAATATAAAGAAATTAGACGGAAAGCCTTTTATATTAATCTCAAGTGCAGGAACTGTAAACACAGCAGATTTTGATGATTTTGAAGCGATTGCTGCATTGAAAGAGAAATACAATTTCTGGTGGCATATTGATGCCGCTTTTGGCGGATTTGCAGCAGTTTCAGAAAAATATAAGCATTTAGTGCAAGGATGGGAAGGGGCAGACAGTATTACGATCGATTGTCACAAGTGGCTCAATGTACCTTATGAAAGCGCTTTTTATTTAGTTAAAAAAGAACATATTCATCTTCAGATTGAAACGTTCCAAAACTCAAATGCACCCTATTTAGCTAATCCGCTGGAGAATTTTAATTATTTGAATGTTCTTCCTGAAAATTCACGCCGTTTGCGTGCGTTGCCAGCATGGTTTTCGCTTAAAGCTTATGGAAAAGATGGTTTTAGAGATATTATTGAGAATAGTACAGCATTGGCTTTGCATTTTGGTAATGCCTTAATAGAAAATGATTTTGAACTTTTAGCGCCAATTCGTTTAAATAATGTCTGCTTTACACTGAAAGGAGAGCAAAATCAAGAAAAAGTAAGTCAATTTTTATCTGTTTTAAATGATACAGGAAAAGTATTTATGACACCAACGGTTTATCAAGGCAGAAAGGGTATTAGAGCTTCTTTTGTAAATTGGAGAACTACAGAAAATGATGTGAAGCTTGTAATTGAGGAAATGCGAGAAGTGCTTTCAGAATTATAA
- a CDS encoding dicarboxylate/amino acid:cation symporter, whose translation MEVKKINFLQSYSSILWLLGGIIVGSIFGLVFGEDVLIIKPLGDIFLNLLFTAIIPLIFFTIGSSVANLERTEKLGKLFVIMILVFLATILISAIVMICAVYLFPIHEDIAIAKVPFEEVASGSAGDQIAKLLTANDFFELLSRKSMLALIIFSFLVGFATLQSGEKGKAFKSFLDSGNEVMKQLLNIIMKSAPIGLGAYFAYQVGVFGPQLLGVYAKPMAVYYGACIFYFFVFFSLYALVSGGKRAFKVFWGNNITPSLTAVGTCSSIATIPANLDAAEKMGIPSHVRNLVIPLGAPLHKDGSSMSSILKITFLFAMFGKDFSDPMTILLALGITVVVSIVEGGIPNGGYIGEILAITVYGFPMEQALPVAMILGTLVDPIATLLNANGDVICSMMVSRFSEKTKW comes from the coding sequence ATGGAAGTTAAGAAAATCAATTTTTTGCAGAGTTACAGCAGTATTTTATGGCTTCTTGGCGGTATTATAGTCGGAAGTATTTTTGGATTGGTTTTCGGAGAAGATGTTTTGATCATAAAACCGCTTGGCGATATATTTCTGAATTTACTTTTTACAGCCATTATTCCGCTTATCTTTTTTACAATTGGTTCTTCGGTTGCGAATCTAGAAAGAACAGAAAAACTTGGAAAACTCTTTGTTATAATGATATTGGTTTTTCTAGCTACCATTTTGATTTCGGCAATTGTAATGATCTGTGCTGTTTATCTTTTTCCAATTCATGAAGATATTGCGATTGCCAAAGTTCCGTTTGAAGAAGTGGCATCAGGATCAGCAGGAGATCAGATTGCAAAATTGCTTACTGCCAATGATTTCTTCGAATTATTGTCTCGCAAAAGCATGTTGGCGTTGATTATTTTCTCTTTTTTAGTTGGTTTTGCCACACTGCAATCAGGAGAAAAAGGAAAAGCTTTCAAGAGTTTTCTGGATTCAGGAAACGAAGTAATGAAACAGCTTTTAAACATTATCATGAAATCTGCACCAATTGGTCTCGGAGCCTATTTTGCTTATCAAGTTGGAGTTTTTGGACCGCAATTGTTAGGGGTTTATGCAAAACCGATGGCAGTTTATTATGGCGCTTGTATTTTCTACTTTTTCGTGTTTTTCAGTTTATATGCACTTGTTTCTGGAGGAAAAAGAGCTTTTAAAGTTTTTTGGGGTAACAATATAACTCCTTCTTTAACCGCAGTAGGAACTTGCAGCAGTATTGCCACTATACCAGCCAATCTAGATGCTGCAGAAAAAATGGGAATCCCTAGTCACGTCCGGAATTTAGTAATTCCGCTTGGAGCACCTTTGCACAAAGACGGTTCGAGTATGTCCTCCATTTTAAAAATAACTTTTTTATTTGCCATGTTTGGGAAAGATTTTTCAGATCCGATGACCATTCTTTTAGCACTAGGAATTACAGTTGTCGTTTCTATTGTTGAAGGAGGAATTCCAAACGGAGGTTATATTGGCGAGATCTTAGCCATAACTGTTTATGGTTTTCCGATGGAACAAGCACTTCCTGTGGCAATGATTCTAGGAACTTTGGTTGACCCAATTGCTACGTTGTTAAACGCCAATGGAGATGTAATCTGTTCTATGATGGTTTCAAGATTCTCTGAAAAAACAAAGTGGTAG
- the metF gene encoding methylenetetrahydrofolate reductase [NAD(P)H] produces MKVTEHIENAKGKTLFSFEIIPPQKGKSIQELYDNIDPLMEFNPPFIDVTTSREEYIYIDRGNGLLDKKLTRMRPGTLGICASIKHKYNVDTVPHLLCGGFTKEETEYMLVDCHYLGINNVMALRGDAMKDEQSFTPKAGGNHYAIDLVKQINDLNCGKYLHEVMDADNKADFCIGVAGYPEKHLESPSLQSDLKRLKEKVDAGADYVVTQMFFDNAKYFAFVEKAREMGITIPIIPGIKPIAVQRHLQVLPQIFRIDLPEDLIDAVDKCKNNAEIKQVGIEWAIQQSLELKAAGVPFLHYYSMGKSENIRQIASQVF; encoded by the coding sequence ATGAAAGTAACAGAACATATAGAAAACGCCAAAGGAAAAACATTATTCTCGTTTGAAATTATTCCGCCTCAAAAGGGGAAAAGCATTCAGGAGTTATACGATAATATTGATCCGTTAATGGAGTTTAATCCGCCGTTTATTGATGTAACGACTTCTCGTGAAGAGTATATTTACATTGACCGCGGTAACGGACTTTTGGACAAAAAACTGACTCGTATGCGTCCAGGAACGCTTGGAATTTGCGCTTCTATAAAACATAAATACAATGTAGATACGGTTCCGCATTTGCTTTGCGGTGGTTTCACTAAAGAAGAAACCGAGTACATGTTGGTTGACTGTCATTATTTAGGAATCAATAACGTAATGGCACTTCGTGGAGATGCAATGAAAGACGAGCAGTCTTTTACACCAAAAGCTGGAGGGAATCATTATGCAATTGATTTGGTAAAACAAATAAACGATTTGAATTGCGGAAAATATCTTCATGAAGTAATGGATGCTGACAACAAAGCTGATTTCTGTATTGGAGTTGCAGGTTATCCAGAAAAACATTTAGAATCACCATCTTTACAATCAGATTTAAAAAGATTAAAAGAAAAAGTTGATGCAGGAGCTGATTATGTAGTAACACAAATGTTTTTTGACAATGCTAAATATTTTGCTTTTGTAGAAAAAGCAAGAGAAATGGGAATCACAATTCCGATTATTCCTGGAATTAAACCAATTGCTGTTCAACGACATTTGCAAGTTTTACCACAGATTTTCAGAATCGATCTGCCAGAAGATTTGATCGATGCTGTAGATAAATGCAAAAATAATGCTGAAATCAAACAAGTCGGAATCGAATGGGCGATTCAGCAGTCATTAGAATTAAAAGCCGCAGGAGTTCCGTTTTTACACTATTATTCAATGGGTAAATCTGAGAATATCCGCCAGATTGCAAGTCAGGTTTTTTAA
- a CDS encoding NAD(P)/FAD-dependent oxidoreductase, whose protein sequence is MIKTDILIIGAGPTGLFAVFEAGLLKLKCHILDALPQPGGQLSELYPKKPIYDIPGFPEVLAGDLVDGLMEQIKQFEPGFTLGERAETVEKQEDGTFIVTSNKGTKFHAPVIAIAGGLGSFEPRKPLIEDIEFYEDKGVKYFIKNPEKFRDKRVVIAGGGDSALDWSIFLANVASEVTLIHRRNEFRGALDSVEKVQELKSAGKIKLITPAEVIGINGAEHVESLDIEENGAHRKIECDYFIPLFGLTPKLGPIGDWGLEIEKNAIKVNNALDYQTNIPGIFAIGDVNTYPGKLKLILCGFHEATLMCQAAYSIINPGKKYVLKYTTVSGVDGFDGTRKEAPKAVVKAIV, encoded by the coding sequence ATGATTAAAACAGATATACTTATAATTGGAGCGGGCCCAACAGGTTTATTTGCCGTTTTTGAGGCAGGATTGCTAAAATTAAAATGCCACATTTTAGATGCGCTTCCACAACCAGGAGGACAACTATCAGAGTTATATCCAAAAAAACCAATTTATGATATTCCTGGATTCCCAGAAGTATTAGCCGGAGATTTAGTTGACGGATTAATGGAGCAAATCAAACAATTTGAGCCAGGTTTTACATTAGGAGAACGTGCCGAAACAGTTGAAAAGCAAGAAGACGGAACTTTCATAGTAACATCAAACAAAGGAACTAAATTCCACGCGCCAGTTATCGCAATCGCTGGAGGTTTAGGAAGTTTTGAGCCTCGTAAACCACTTATCGAAGATATCGAGTTTTATGAAGATAAAGGAGTAAAATACTTCATCAAAAATCCTGAGAAATTCAGAGATAAAAGAGTTGTAATTGCAGGAGGAGGAGATTCAGCATTAGACTGGTCAATTTTCTTAGCAAACGTAGCTTCAGAAGTAACTTTAATCCACAGAAGAAACGAATTTAGAGGAGCTTTAGATTCTGTAGAAAAAGTACAGGAATTAAAATCAGCTGGAAAAATCAAATTAATCACTCCGGCAGAAGTTATCGGAATCAACGGTGCTGAGCATGTTGAATCATTAGATATCGAAGAAAACGGAGCACACCGTAAAATCGAATGTGATTATTTCATTCCGCTTTTCGGATTAACACCAAAATTAGGTCCAATAGGTGACTGGGGATTAGAAATCGAGAAAAATGCCATCAAAGTAAACAATGCATTAGATTACCAAACTAACATTCCAGGAATCTTTGCCATTGGAGACGTAAACACATACCCAGGAAAATTAAAGTTAATTCTTTGCGGATTCCACGAAGCAACTTTAATGTGCCAAGCTGCTTACTCAATCATCAACCCAGGTAAAAAATACGTATTGAAATATACAACAGTTTCTGGTGTAGACGGTTTTGACGGAACTCGTAAAGAGGCTCCGAAAGCGGTTGTGAAAGCGATAGTCTAA